aaaatcttaccttatttatattttacttcataCCTGCAGGTCCCCACTGACTAAAATCTATCCCTCCGACGCATATAAtcaagcctgtatatagtaataacgacgtgacgccgctaaattaattattgttgttcatcaattacttatttaaaaacaatatttactacaCGTACCtacataagcaatatcaaaTGGTATAggcatatcataatacaatatttaactgccagaatttaattaaatacataataagttatattttgtctattaatatacataatttgactcacctaaaaactgtaatattttattatatatttaatatctaaccACATAGTCATTTGACATGGGCTcaaaacctacctatatattagttttttttttatttaaataaggctTCAACTCCTGAGGTTATTAGGCTggcctacctatatagtatccTCACAACCAAGTTACCTCAATCACTTGAACTgttagttttgttattattgtctattctatagttgatttcatataataaacataattaaacctacctatataagttgtttcaaatagtatatagtcatataatcatacaatttaatttccagactttaattaaatacatacatttttattttatttattaatattgtattatttaaaatctgtatcatcatttgtatgttacaacaaatttgactcacctaaaatctgtaatgaatgaagtgggtactacatagtatacatttagtttagttattattagataataaaagcattagctgtgtatatttgttatattttattaatttgattttatgctaatgattgaacctatcaaacgatgcttaataaatgtagctaattatttatcaaatagtttaattgatcaCTTAATATTCAcaactaaacctacctacataagtaatatcaaatagtatagccatatctttatacaatttaactgcgacaatttaattaaatacatgtagatctattagtttataataattattgtattatatagtatctgcagaagctttgtatcatacataaaatttataattagcaaattatattacctcaaacaatcaactgccctaaaaactgtaatttatttagtactacctacatagtaggtatacatgtaggtaaattatattactattgtctaattcaagtataaaagaaccgtcccatatattccataagttctattttgttattatattaatattatttagaatctgttgcagtatattttgtatgctacacaaaatttatgattaccaaatcagactcacctaaaaactgtaatatataatgtacccactacatagtatagatatttcatatttaatatttaaccacataatcgatcccaataaatattactcaataaatgtagacaataaaagcaatagctgtgtatatcaatttgttatttacctttaaattaactgtttattaatatgattttatgctctttactatgtagtaggtacctacataatatattgcagtttttaggtgagtcagaactggtaatcataaatttaaagttaaattgtataatgatttggctatactatttgatattacttatgtaggtaggtattgtgtatttaatcatgagcataaaatcaaattaataaatagataattaaaaggtaaataatatattacagtttttaggtgagtcaaatttggtaaacaaaaatttagtgtggcatacaaaatatacccacccgtagtatagtcatatcgaccaatcgattaataataatatatgtattgtaatacactctgcgttgaagtattcgaacgtttccgtcacatatatatatgcctgtatataataataacgacgccgTCCGATCTCGCTGTTCGGCGAACGAAGTACAGCCGCAGGCGGTCAATAAATTTAGCGGAGAACACGATTAAGTCATCaagggggaggtccgacgtcttcgaaaggggtaaaactcaaattttgaaaaatgggcgccctcgggtttctgttttatatagtaggaatattctagtttttataatttgttattaaaataaagttaatttataataatacttaaatacattttttttttgtaaccccccccccccccccccccgaaattaattcctatatacgccactgtttacatctttatattatatatcttaaatcgtgttaCAGAgtagtaactataataaatctatgattaaatttaatcatagaccttatactgaGTATAACaccatttataatcaatggtaataataattttgtgaattattatgtacctacatagagtaattataattaagtaggtaccaaggtggtaggtacctaattattattattctatgataATGTGTCAGTCGTTatagtataacttataagttaaaatatgatTGGTCCTCCAAAAATCCTTTGTCTGTTATACAACGCGGCGTAGTGAGTTGTTTTGTTAGAGAAATACGTGCGCGAGCCGCgggaatatattttgtaattattggaGCGACCCgtatacaaaactataaaattcgAAACGGCGACTTCGGAAAGCGGTGTGGGCGGTGGAAGAGGTTGTTTTATGTGCGCGACTGGTTGGGTTAGTACCTACGTTAGGTTAGGCTATGTGTGCTAGTGTGCCGGGCGACTGTCAACTCAGCCcgaggaaaaaaaatgttcaaaaggtCTATTGTAAGCTCGTCCCGtgttttttcaggtaaaaatgaTTCAGGTGTTAACTTGGCccggtttttttttcaggtaaaaacgATTGACGTGTAAACTCGgcccgaataaaaatatacgtatgcacttataatatttttgagaaccatttaGCATTACCCAGAGGACACCACATTCTCATTACcctccaaaaattattttcattttcatattattattcatagtatgaaattcgttctataaatgtgaaattgtgtaaaaatttaagttatatgtttcagtattaaaaaatgtgagtaaaatatataaatgtaaatttgtaaGTGTAAAACTATAAGTAAAACTGTAGTGTAATAACTAACTGGGCCCCCTAACTGGGGCATCTGAACATTTGACGATATTACTAATAAATGTGAAATCAATAACTAATATTTGGGGTATATTATGGTTTAATCACTGTTATAATTGCTATAAGCTATTTAGTGTATTATTAGATGTCCTACagactatactctgttcaaaataagaccGGACCtcggcggcgaccagttttcgtTCGCGACGGTCAGGCACCTCCCCCACCATAGATCACGTGTTAGGCCGAGCCGCAGAAATAAGCCACACCCATGCGCACAACTCGGCCGCCGAGGTCCGGTCTTATTTTGAATAGAGTATAGGTACAAGACCAAcgattatattagtaattagtatatattagtataacgtccctatattatatatttatatatttgataaactaCCCAAAAAAGTAGGTATTCATAAAGGAGCTGGTATAAATGGGTTTGGGCCGTTTACCTCCCAGTTTACCGCCCCTGACTGTACAGTACTACCAGAATTTATTATCATCGATTGGCCATTCTAAATGTGTTTGCTTTATTGTAATTTGGCGTAtttaagtacaatatattatgtccaatattaataaaataataaataacccaTACCagttattaagtaaaaatacaaaatttgattaaaataggTAAGTTAGCTTAGTAGGTTGGAGGTACAATGTACAACGTACAATTAGTAACTATATTTTGACATTTGTTGAGctgttattaactatattaatttgaatataatttataactaatagataaacaaatatgagataggtatgtattatcaagattataataatgttcatttacaaacacagaattgaaaaaataatatttttgctattgaaatttaaatttactagaaaaaagtattcgaaaaatatttggaatactttttgTGAAGTACTCggaatatgtatttgaaatacttttaaaaagtattttacgcAACTCTTcatctattataaaatcaaaataacataaACTGCACTTAAAATACCAGTTTCTATCCCTTCtctagttaaaacatttttgaaattcgcTCGGAAATCCTTCCGCcgcaaaattcaaaaacaagtaaaatactaaaatatgtatggaAATGGCAATCAACAGGTGTTATCAACATATAAGTTcaaagaaaattaacaaattatccATTCAATGATTGTGGTACGCAACTATGtgataatttgtaaaaacttaAGTCTTTCATCTTTATCTATCAATTGTACCTACAACACTTTAAATTTTTGCTTTTGGTAAATTTAtggtttgatatttttatttataatgatgttaTATATTGAAGGATGtagatttataataacaacaaaatatggcattaatgtattattaatctattaagtGTCGAGCTCGACGGAGTTTCTACAGTGACTGATGTAGTGTGGTCAATATGGAATATAATCGATAAGTTATAGACCTAATTGCTTAATAATTCactgtttttcaattttatatgaGTTAGAAAATGAAATCTCtcattttaaatagtatatttggttcatgtaatttataaatgtatgttataattCAGAATCAGACGATGACCAGCATGAACtaagaacatattttatcatcaatATCTTTGTTCATACTCAAAACTTACAATACAGCAGACCAACATtcctgtttttttaatttgatgttcaaataaaaactataaaagtcagaaatagtaaaataaacatgtttataataattaaacagttaagattctaaaattttaaaattcacattattatttctataaggAATATTGAGTTTTTTGacattaggtacttacataaaaatggagtattgtatatttgaaaattaaaatgttaattttgttgacaaataataaatacatactatacttaagtattataatactatatgttaTAACATAAATCAATTGATATTAAAGATGagttaaaataatgtgtgtaggtataatatttaaagcaaattacaaatgtataaaattagcaagactttaaaatgaaaatagtttataaaaaaaaaaaacaaaattacaattacaatacattaatatattacaattaatatcatgttttatttaaacattatataatataggtattgtttaaattgcaaattaatattagttatttgatGAAATGTATCAGGTGATGTATTTTATGATGGTATCACGCTCTGTAAAACTCATTTTACATGTACAACATGATAAACAGTGTATGCCTTCACTGTGTATTTTTATGTGATTAGTCAAATTTTTAGAACGTTTGTCAAATGAGAACATATTAATGTGGTCCAGAAAATCATCAAATtgcttaaaagttttaaaacaaaatagacattttataatttcttgttCATGAAGTGCATCATGTTTGGATAAATTATTAGGGtttctaaatgttttatcaCATAGCTTACACTCGTATACTACCATATCATGTTTGTGAGTTGCTTTGTgtctattaaatattgaaagataaaaaaatgtcttgtcACAAATATCACATTTATATGAAGCCTTATGAGATTGCATATGAATAGCAAAATAGTTCTTTGAGAATAACTGTTTGCATACATTGCATTTTACTTCATCATCTTTGATAAAATTGGACACATTttcatgttttaattgtttctaaaattaataaaaaaattaataaaattaataattttctattttggtAAAATATGAATACTAACCTTAtttgcttttttattttttttcttcaatttttttacaattgttcTTAATCTAAaatcaacagttattatttaaaatatagtatatacaatatacataatgaatatcatatacaaattacaagcaAAAGTAcacacaattatttaaaaaaggcataatattttataactaaaatatacaagcaatgtattataatgtgcatTTTGAAAgtctataaaatgttattattgttatttattcaataacttACAATAATGTAAACTCTTCATCATCTATTGAACTTTTTGAAGAGGCGGTAGTAGTAGCatctaaacattaaaaaagcagttataattaattaaacaaattgattTGCCTATAGGGCGAttggtacaaaaaataaattatttccatgtctcttatttaaatttattattttattattttacattgattttaaata
Above is a window of Metopolophium dirhodum isolate CAU chromosome 3, ASM1992520v1, whole genome shotgun sequence DNA encoding:
- the LOC132941264 gene encoding zinc finger protein 85-like; amino-acid sequence: MAIKDDFVSNIRRNEIRIRKKEKKTKDATTTASSKSSIDDEEFTLLLRTIVKKLKKKNKKANKKQLKHENVSNFIKDDEVKCNVCKQLFSKNYFAIHMQSHKASYKCDICDKTFFYLSIFNRHKATHKHDMVVYECKLCDKTFRNPNNLSKHDALHEQEIIKCLFCFKTFKQFDDFLDHINMFSFDKRSKNLTNHIKIHSEGIHCLSCCTCKMSFTERDTIIKYIT